A genomic region of Raphanus sativus cultivar WK10039 chromosome 6, ASM80110v3, whole genome shotgun sequence contains the following coding sequences:
- the LOC108809828 gene encoding transcription factor bHLH147-like isoform X1, with the protein MNSTSNQLLQPTTSSLRKRKTKSPPSAPPSTSHSPSTKWRSEKQQQIYTTKLARALRDLRVTQPSSSFSPPRDDGRAVREVADRALAVTARGKTRWSRAMISKAVKLKLRKHKRRRLSNPVTSPAVTTGSLRSKTVTRVEAKGVASVQRKVRALSRLVPGCRKQTLPVVLEETTDYIAAMEMQIRTMTAILSAVSSPTGHEGGQTHVLDMRNEVKKKV; encoded by the exons ATGAACTCCACGTCGAATCAGTTACTCCAGCCGACGACGAGCTCTCTCCGGAAACGGAAGACAAAATCGCCGCCGTCTGCACCTCCGTCTACCTCTCACTCTCCATCGACGAAATGGAGATCGGAGAAGCAGCAACAAATCTACACCACGAAGCTTGCACGTGCCCTAAGGGACCTCCGAGTCACTCAACCATCCTCCTCCTTCTCGCCTCCTCGCGATGACGGCAGAGCCGTGCGCGAAGTCGCCGACAGAGCCTTGGCGGTTACGGCGAGAGGCAAAACACGTTGGAGCCGGGCGATGATATCCAAAGCAGTGAAACTCAAACTCAGGAAACACAAACGGCGGAGACTCTCTAATCCGGTTACGTCCCCGGCAGTCACCACCGGGAGTCTCCGGTCAAAGACGGTTACTAGGGTTGAGGCTAAAGGTGTGGCGTCTGTGCAGAGGAAGGTGAGAGCGCTGAGCCGGTTAGTTCCCGGTTGCCGTAAACAGACGTTACCGGTGGTTCTGGAAGAGACGACGGATTATATAGCTGCCATGGAGATGCAGATTCGTACCATGACTGCTATTCTCTCCGCCGTCAGCTCTCCGACAGGTCATGAAGGGGGACAGACACATGTGCTTG ATATGCGAAATgaggttaaaaaaaaagtatag
- the LOC108809828 gene encoding transcription factor bHLH147-like isoform X2, whose product MNSTSNQLLQPTTSSLRKRKTKSPPSAPPSTSHSPSTKWRSEKQQQIYTTKLARALRDLRVTQPSSSFSPPRDDGRAVREVADRALAVTARGKTRWSRAMISKAVKLKLRKHKRRRLSNPVTSPAVTTGSLRSKTVTRVEAKGVASVQRKVRALSRLVPGCRKQTLPVVLEETTDYIAAMEMQIRTMTAILSAVSSPTGHEGGQTHVLDFRYAK is encoded by the exons ATGAACTCCACGTCGAATCAGTTACTCCAGCCGACGACGAGCTCTCTCCGGAAACGGAAGACAAAATCGCCGCCGTCTGCACCTCCGTCTACCTCTCACTCTCCATCGACGAAATGGAGATCGGAGAAGCAGCAACAAATCTACACCACGAAGCTTGCACGTGCCCTAAGGGACCTCCGAGTCACTCAACCATCCTCCTCCTTCTCGCCTCCTCGCGATGACGGCAGAGCCGTGCGCGAAGTCGCCGACAGAGCCTTGGCGGTTACGGCGAGAGGCAAAACACGTTGGAGCCGGGCGATGATATCCAAAGCAGTGAAACTCAAACTCAGGAAACACAAACGGCGGAGACTCTCTAATCCGGTTACGTCCCCGGCAGTCACCACCGGGAGTCTCCGGTCAAAGACGGTTACTAGGGTTGAGGCTAAAGGTGTGGCGTCTGTGCAGAGGAAGGTGAGAGCGCTGAGCCGGTTAGTTCCCGGTTGCCGTAAACAGACGTTACCGGTGGTTCTGGAAGAGACGACGGATTATATAGCTGCCATGGAGATGCAGATTCGTACCATGACTGCTATTCTCTCCGCCGTCAGCTCTCCGACAGGTCATGAAGGGGGACAGACACATGTGCTTG ATTTCAGATATGCGAAATga
- the LOC108810918 gene encoding probable protein phosphatase 2C 42, with product MSGSLMNLLSLCFKPFGQTFDSSESGSGGGGGNGEGKDGLLWFRDLGKYRGGEFSMAVIQANQVLEDQSQIESGNFGTFVGVYDGHGGPEAARYVCDNLFNRFREISAETQGVVTRETIERAFHATEEGFASIVSELWSTMPNLATVGTCCLVGVIYQSTLFVASLGDSRVVLGKKSNCGGGGLSAIQLSSEHNANNEDIRWELKDLHPDDPQVVVFRHGVWRVKGIIQVSRSIGDMYMKRPEFNREPIAQKFRLAEPMKRPLMSATPTILSHPLHPNDSFLIFASDGLWEHLSNEKAVEIVHSHPRAGSAKRLIKAALQEAARKREMRYSDLRKIDKKVRRHFHDDITVIVVFLNHDLISRGHTNTTTQDSALSVRSALEH from the exons ATGTCAGGTTCATTGATGAATCTGTTGTCTCTCTGTTTCAAGCCGTTCGGGCAAACCTTCGATAGCTCAGAGTCCGGATCGGGCGGCGGCGGCGGAAACGGCGAAGGGAAAGACGGGCTGCTCTGGTTCCGCGATCTCGGCAAGTACCGCGGCGGAGAGTTCTCCATGGCCGTGATTCAGGCCAATCAGGTCCTCGAGGATCAGAGCCAGATCGAGTCCGGCAATTTCGGCACTTTCGTCGGCGTCTACGACGGTCACGGCGGCCCTGAAGCTGCTCGTTACGTCTGTGATAATCTCTTCAACCGCTTCCGAG AGATATCAGCGGAGACTCAGGGAGTTGTGACGAGAGAGACTATAGAGAGAGCCTTCCACGCGACTGAAGAAGGCTTTGCTTCTATTGTCTCTGAGCTGTGGAGTACGATGCCTAATTTAGCAACTGTTGGGACTTGTTGTTTGGTTGGAGTGATTTATCAGAGTACTCTCTTCGTGGCGAGTCTTGGAGACTCGCGTGTTGTTCTCGGGAAGAAAAGTAACTGCGGTGGTGGTGGGCTCTCTGCTATTCAGCTTTCGAGTGAACACAATGCTAATAACGAGGATATTCGTTGGGAGCTTAAGGACTTGCATCCTGATGATCCGCAGGTCGTTGTGTTTAGACATGGTGTTTGGAGAGTTAAGGGCATCATCCAG GTTTCGAGATCTATAGGAGATATGTACATGAAACGGCCAGAGTTTAACAGGGAACCGATCGCTCAGAAGTTCAGGCTTGCAGAGCCAATGAAGAGACCTTTGATGTCTGCAACACCAACCATACTCTCTCATCCGCTGCACCCTAATGACTCCTTCCTCATCTTTGCGTCTGATGGTCTTTGGGAACATTTGAGTAACGAGAAAGCAGTTGAGATCGTTCATAGCCATCCTCGCGCT GGAAGTGCAAAGAGGCTGATAAAAGCGGCTCTTCAAGAGGCAGCGAGGAAAAGAGAGATGAGGTATTCAGATCTAAGGAAGATTGACAAGAAAGTGAGACGCCATTTTCATGATGACATCACGGTTATAGTAGTGTTCTTGAACCATGACCTCATCTCAAGAGGGCACACGAACACAACAACCCAAGACTCAGCACTCTCGGTCCGGAGTGCTCTTGAACACTGA
- the LOC130496528 gene encoding phylloplanin-like — MAILRNKNITFSLILMCLIVVSPIANAQLGGLGGLGGLLGGLLGSITSIFNIQGLLRCSVTGTVSTNNVTSVPPPFPNAGIVLQCAGQNVSSTTTNANGVFSLPTMGTIFSPSTLLNSGCRIIVTTPLTSCNASLPAGGLLMAPLALLGATSSNGLSILDLVPGLFSVVPNPFGLVG, encoded by the exons ATGGCAATCCTCAGGAACAAAAACATAACTTTCTCATTGATCTTGATGTGTCTCATTGTGGTGTCTCCAATTGCTAATGCTCAGCTTGGTGGTCTTGGTGGTCTTGGCGGACTTCTTGGCGGGCTTCTTGGCAGTATTACTAGTATCTTTAATATCCAAGGTCTTCTTAGGTGCTCTGTCACTGGCACCGTCTCTACCAATAACGTCACTTCCGTTCCTCCTCCTTTCCCTA ATGCGGGAATTGTGCTCCAGTGCGCTGGGCAAAATGTTTCAAGTACGACTACGAACGCTAATGGAGTATTCTCGCTTCCTACTATGGGCACTATCTTTTCTCCTTCAACACTCCTCAACTCCGGTTGTAGGATCATCGTCACGACCCCTCTCACCAGCTGCAACGCCAGCCTTCCTGCCGGTGGATTACTCATGGCACCTTTAGCTCTACTCGGAGCCACTTCCAGCAACGGTCTCAGCATCCTCGACCTCGTCCCAGGTCTCTTTAGCGTCGTCCCAAATCCCTTTGGCCTCGTCGGTTAA